A single window of Pseudomonas benzenivorans DNA harbors:
- a CDS encoding TauD/TfdA family dioxygenase produces the protein MENHASQIETPNIAVVAPHQFAKLGTAELFELVGEYGAVLFRNCIHSPEAFSELVKQHSSRLSLDPARQMVGGAAQLVDAGTQAVGLHCENGNSPFWPDLTWFYCHEAPRKGSQTTICDGEVVLARLSEPCRSFFEENAIRYSRTVSGEKWRRLVCHYKSESVDPRDVQIDDLLKIIDADENTRIAYDPAEDSIHYAFTVSAIQISSFSNRPAFANSILGPSFNYERPVIDTAHGHPIPAKFISEIETISTRSTHPIGWRDHDLVMIDNKRVMHGREPITDGRRIIFNALSYR, from the coding sequence ATGGAAAACCATGCCTCCCAAATAGAAACCCCCAATATTGCAGTGGTCGCGCCTCATCAGTTCGCCAAGCTAGGAACTGCTGAACTATTCGAATTAGTCGGCGAGTACGGCGCTGTCTTGTTCCGAAACTGTATTCACAGCCCCGAAGCTTTTAGCGAGCTGGTCAAGCAGCACAGTTCCCGGTTGAGCCTGGACCCAGCGAGACAGATGGTTGGCGGTGCCGCTCAATTGGTGGACGCGGGTACTCAGGCCGTTGGCTTGCACTGCGAGAACGGCAATTCGCCCTTCTGGCCGGATCTAACCTGGTTCTATTGCCATGAGGCTCCCCGAAAAGGCTCGCAGACAACGATCTGTGACGGAGAAGTGGTGCTTGCCCGACTGTCGGAGCCCTGCCGCTCATTTTTTGAGGAAAACGCTATTCGCTACAGTCGAACAGTCTCAGGGGAGAAATGGCGTCGCCTGGTGTGTCACTACAAGAGCGAGTCAGTCGATCCGCGCGACGTGCAGATCGACGATCTACTGAAAATTATCGACGCAGACGAGAACACTCGAATCGCCTACGACCCTGCAGAAGACTCGATTCATTATGCATTTACTGTATCGGCCATCCAAATTTCCAGCTTCAGCAACCGACCCGCTTTTGCAAATAGCATTCTAGGCCCCTCCTTCAACTATGAGCGCCCTGTAATTGACACGGCGCATGGCCATCCAATTCCAGCGAAATTCATATCTGAAATCGAAACAATCTCTACGCGCAGCACTCACCCAATCGGCTGGCGGGATCATGACTTGGTAATGATTGACAACAAACGTGTCATGCACGGGCGGGAACCAATCACCGACGGCCGCCGCATAATTTTTAACGCATTAAGCTATCGC